CCACGCCCGACGCTTGGGCAAGAGTGACGAGTCAGTGAGCGCTTTCATCGAGGACGCCCTGTTCTCGACCATGACCAACGTAAATTTCGATCTGGCGAGCCTCTTCGAGATCGCGATGGAGCTGGGCCGGAAGAATCTCCGCGTCATGGAGCTGCTTGACGAGGGGCACGTCGAGATGTTCGGCAAGCCGTCGCCGTCGGTTGTGCAGGCGGGGACGAGGCCGGCGCCGGGCATTTTGATGACCGGGCACGACCTGGTCGATCTCTGGAACCTGTTGCAGCAGGTCGAAGGGACGGAGGTGAAGGTTTACACGCATGGGGAGATGTTGCCTGCGCACATGTATCCAAAGCTTCGGGAACACCCGAATCTGGCCGGTCACTACGGAGGCCCCTGGCAGAAGCAGAAGCAGGAGTTCCCGAAGTTTGGCGGGCCGGTCGTGGCCACGACCAATTGTATTTTGATTCCGAAGGAGGATTACGCCGACCGCATCTTTACCACGCGGTTCACGGCCGTGCCGGGAGGCACTCGGCTGGACGGCGACGACTACGGGCCGGTGATCGCCAAGGCGAGAGAATGCGGGCCTTTGCCGGAGGTCCGGCAAGGGACGTTCCAGGTCGGCTATCACCGGACGGTCTTGCTCGACGCCGCGCCGACGATTGTCGAGGCGGTGAAGGCCGGTCAGATCAGCCGCTTCTTTGTCATCGGCGGCTGCGACGGGGCCGAGCCGGGGCGGAATTACTTCTCCGACTACGCGGCGAACACCCCTCCGGATTCGTTCATCCTGACGCTCGGTTGCGGCAAGTACCGGATTCTCGACCGCGACCACGGCACCCATCTGGGCCTGCCGAGAGTGATGGACATGGGTCAGTGCAATGATGCCTACGGGGCCATCCAGGTTGCGCTGGCGCTGGCCAATGCGTTCGGATGCGGGGTGAACGACCTGCCGCTGACGCTGGTAGTGAGCTGGTTCGAGCAGAAGGCGGTGGCCGTCTTGCTGACCTTGCTGTCCTTGAACGTAAGGGGGATCACGATCGGCCCGAATCCTCCAGGGTTCATCACGCCGAAGGTTTTTCAGATTCTTCAGGAACAGTTTGACCTTCGCCTGACCGGGTCGGACCCGCTGGTCGATCTCAGGCTGGCAGTTTCGTGACGGCAGGTTCAATCCCCCCTTTGGCTGGACTGGACGGCTGGGGGGGGATCGGCTAGGGTCTGGCGTCCGGCTCGGCTCGTTCAGGGACGAAGGAGCGAGGATTCATGGACGTCATCTGCTGCGGAATGTATCGGGCCTGTTCGACCTGGCAATACGAGGTCATCGGGCACCTGATCGAGTGGCGGCGCAAGGGGGAGCGGCTCGGCTACGTCGAGGGCTCGGACTACGACCCCGCGCCGGGCCGGGGGCGGTTCCGGGTCCTCAAGTGCCACGACCAGCACCCGAACTTCGCTCAGGCGGTGGCCGAGGGAGACGCGCTGGCCGTTTACTCGTACCGCGACCTGCGCGACGTAGTTGACTCGATGCGGCACAAGATGGGTCGATCGTTCGATGCGTTAATGCGTGAAGGGCTCGTGCATCGCATTCTCAGTAACGATCGGTTCTGGATGACCCGGCCCGGCGCGCTGGTGCAGCGGTACGAAGACCTGGTGGCCGACCCGGCCGCCGGAGTGCTGGAGATCGCCCGGTTCCTGGGGATCGCCCTGACGATCGACGAGGCGGAGGAGATCGCCGAGGCCTTCTCTCCCGAGGCGAACCGACGCCGGATCGAGGCGGTGCGTCGCGAGGCCGAGGCGCTGGGGATCGACCCGGACGACCCCTCTCAGACGGTCCGTCACGACGCGAAAACACTCTTTCACGGCAATCATTTGCGGCTCAGTCGGGTGGGAGACTGGCGCGAGGCGCTCTCGACCGAGGAGCAAGGTATGCTGGCGCTGCTCGCCGGGTCCTGGCTGATTACCCGGGGGTACGAGGCCGATCTGTCGTGGGCCCCTCAGGAGCTGGGGGCGGGGATTGCCGGTCGAATTGCCCGGTCTCGCTGGCACTGCTGGGTCTATTTCACGGCGAGACGGTATCCGAAGGCCGCCGCGATCGCCCGTCGATGGCTCGGCGTTCAACGCCTTGAGGACGCGAACCTCTCAGGAGCGTCCGGCCGTCGCGATCGGGTTCGGCAGGATTGAGCGAGCAGGTGCGGGCTGT
The DNA window shown above is from Tautonia rosea and carries:
- the hcp gene encoding hydroxylamine reductase, with the protein product MFCNQCEQTAHGIGCTMSPGVCGKDADVQSVQELILYGLKGMAAYASHARRLGKSDESVSAFIEDALFSTMTNVNFDLASLFEIAMELGRKNLRVMELLDEGHVEMFGKPSPSVVQAGTRPAPGILMTGHDLVDLWNLLQQVEGTEVKVYTHGEMLPAHMYPKLREHPNLAGHYGGPWQKQKQEFPKFGGPVVATTNCILIPKEDYADRIFTTRFTAVPGGTRLDGDDYGPVIAKARECGPLPEVRQGTFQVGYHRTVLLDAAPTIVEAVKAGQISRFFVIGGCDGAEPGRNYFSDYAANTPPDSFILTLGCGKYRILDRDHGTHLGLPRVMDMGQCNDAYGAIQVALALANAFGCGVNDLPLTLVVSWFEQKAVAVLLTLLSLNVRGITIGPNPPGFITPKVFQILQEQFDLRLTGSDPLVDLRLAVS
- a CDS encoding sulfotransferase domain-containing protein; the encoded protein is MDVICCGMYRACSTWQYEVIGHLIEWRRKGERLGYVEGSDYDPAPGRGRFRVLKCHDQHPNFAQAVAEGDALAVYSYRDLRDVVDSMRHKMGRSFDALMREGLVHRILSNDRFWMTRPGALVQRYEDLVADPAAGVLEIARFLGIALTIDEAEEIAEAFSPEANRRRIEAVRREAEALGIDPDDPSQTVRHDAKTLFHGNHLRLSRVGDWREALSTEEQGMLALLAGSWLITRGYEADLSWAPQELGAGIAGRIARSRWHCWVYFTARRYPKAAAIARRWLGVQRLEDANLSGASGRRDRVRQD